From uncultured Desulfobacter sp.:
GGACCGCCTGATGGCCGTCTACGACAAAGCCCATCCCCGAAGATAAATGTCTTATCAAATTAAACAAAAAAACCAGACTGTTGGCTGATTTTAGCGACGAACAGAATCAGGAGAAACGGATTTTATATGGATAATCAACAATTTCACGGCACCACAATTCTTGCCATTAGAACCAGAGAGATGGTAGTGGTTGCCGGCGATGGACAGGTCACTTTAGGCAATGTTGTAACAAAACATAAAGCCCGGAAGGTCAGGCGGATTTATAACAATCGGATTGTTACAGGCTTTGCAGGGGCCACGGCCGATGCACTGACCCTGGCTGAAAAGCTTGAGGAAAAACTGGATCAGTACAGTGGCAGCTTAACCCGGGCCTGTGTGGAACTTGCCCGGGAGTGGCGCACGGACAAATATCTTCGCCGCCTTGAGGCCATGATGATTGCAGCGGATAAAGAAAACCTGTATCTTCTATCAGGTAACGGGGATGTGATTGAACCCGATGAGGGGGTTATCAGCATTGGTTCCGGCAGCACCGCAGCCCAGGCGGCAGCCGTGGCCCTGATTGAAAATACGGATATTGAACCTGTGCAGATTGTGGAAAAAGCCATGAAAATTGCCGCCGATATCTGTATATACACCAATCACCATGTAACCATTGAAACGATAGAAAATTAATAAAAATTTGCTTGTTTAATCATTGGAAATAATTGAATGAAGGATTTAAAACCCCACCAGATTGTAACGGAATTGGATAAGTATATTATCGGCCAGAATGATGCCAAAAAATCAGT
This genomic window contains:
- the hslV gene encoding ATP-dependent protease subunit HslV, translated to MDNQQFHGTTILAIRTREMVVVAGDGQVTLGNVVTKHKARKVRRIYNNRIVTGFAGATADALTLAEKLEEKLDQYSGSLTRACVELAREWRTDKYLRRLEAMMIAADKENLYLLSGNGDVIEPDEGVISIGSGSTAAQAAAVALIENTDIEPVQIVEKAMKIAADICIYTNHHVTIETIEN